One genomic region from Strix uralensis isolate ZFMK-TIS-50842 chromosome 5, bStrUra1, whole genome shotgun sequence encodes:
- the NRIP2 gene encoding nuclear receptor-interacting protein 2: MSTRKSCPLPLGQGDQEEKQSEGTPDLEREECEVELRNKAILQQKRRLKQATQFVHKDSADLLPLDGLTRLGTSKDLQPHSVVQRRLLEGNLNKLRGETRVQSARVQSPLAKDQDEKMGKEKDRRKETSSLLIQCQCQGQVLKATVNTGCLPNLISKSCLNQLRLEEVSAMDCGDFPLPMPSVVGRVEHMELQFGQETVLCSALVVDDEMLEFCIGLQTLLSLKCCIDLEEGVLRFKALSQELPFLHASEEPGQ, encoded by the exons ATGAGCACAAGGAAGAGCTGCCCCCTGCCACTGGGGCAAGGAGACCAGGAGGAAAAACAGAGTGAAGGTACTCCTGACCTGGAGCGAGAGGAGTGCGAGGTGGAGCTGAGGAACAAAGCTATTCTGCAACAGAAGAGGCGTCTTAAACAGGCCACCCAGTTTGTGCACAAGGActctgctgacctgctgcccctgGATGGCTTGACAAGGCTTGGCACGTCCAAGGATCTG CAGCCACATAGTGTGGTCCAGCGGCGCCTCTTGGAAGGCAATCTGAACAAGCTGCGGGGCGAGACCAGGGTTCAGTCTGCACGGGTTCAATCTCCGCTGGCAAAAGACCAGGATGAAAagatgggaaaggaaaaggacAGGAGGAAAGAGACTTCATCCCTGCTAATACAGTGCCAG tGCCAAGGTCAGGTATTGAAAGCGACTGTTAACACTGGGTGTCTACCAAATCTCATCTCCAAGAGCTGTTTAAACCAGCTGAG GCTGGAAGAAGTATCTGCCATGGACTGTGGAGACTTCCCTCTTCCCATGCCCAGCGTTGTTGGCCGAGTAGAACATATGGAGTTGCAATTTGGCCAGGAGACAGTGCTGTGTTCAGCACTGGTTGTAG aTGACGAAATGCTGGAGTTTTGCATTGGTCTCCAGACACTGTTGTCTCTCAAG TGTTGCATCGACCTGGAGGAAGGAGTCCTGAGATTTAAAGCACTGAGTCAAGAGCTGCCTTTTCTACATGCCTCTGAAGAGCCTGGTCAGTGA
- the ITFG2 gene encoding KICSTOR complex protein ITFG2 isoform X2, with protein sequence MRSVSYVQCVALDFGGSLFPHAICLGDADNDTLNELVVGDTNGKLYVYKNDDSKPWAVRSCQGMNLVVAVSAEGWFHLFDLTSSTSKHPDPSGHHELAAAEEQKPVFKQHIPANTKVMLISDIDGDGKCELVVGYTDRVVRAFRWEDLSENSDHVSGQLLLLKKWLLEGQVDSLSVNPGPDGSPEMMVSQPGCGYAILLCTWDSEQQATTEGRDNSAPSSEAPVRDVILHQTSGRIHNKNVSTHLIGSIGRGCSSENSGSGLFALCTLDGTLKLMEGADKLLWSVQVDHQLFALEKLDVTGNGHEEVIACAWDGQTYIIDHNRTVARFQADENVSAFCAGLYACKGGSNSPCLVYVSFNQKIYIYWDVQLERMESTNLLKILDCDPEFGNLLQQLGVERSDVSAVRDLIHKTLYFPEKEEQSSPWQCQDPAGTDSSAHYTVIQDPL encoded by the exons CTGAATGAGCTGGTGGTGGGAGACACCAATGGGAAACTCTATGTTTACAAGAATGATGACAGCAAACCCTGGGCTGTGCGATCTTGCCAAGGAATG AATCTGGTGGTGGCGGTGAGTGCAGAAGGCTGGTTTCATCTTTTTGACCTGACATCTTCAACTTCAAAACACCCAGATCCTTCAGGTCACCATGAGttggcagcagcagaagagcagaagCCAGTGTTCAAGCAGCACATTCCTGCCAACACCAAGGTCATGCTGATCAGTGACATTG ATGGAGATGGGAAGTGTGAGTTGGTGGTGGGTTACACTGACAGGGTGGTACGTGCCTTCCGCTGGGAGGATTTGTCGGAGAATTCAGACCACGTctctgggcagctgctgctgttgaagaAATGGCTGCTAGAAGGTCAG GTGGACAGCCTCTCAGTGAACCCAGGCCCCGATGGCTCACCGGAGATGATGGTGTCTCAGCCAGGCTGCGGTTACGCCATTCTGCTGTGCACCTGGGACTCTGAGCAGCAGGCCACGACAGAGGGAAGAGACAACTCTGCGCCAAGCAG CGAGGCCCCTGTTCGAGATGTTATTCTACACCAAACATCTGGACGGATTCACAACAAGAACGTTTCCACTCATCTAATTGGTAGCATTGGCCGAG GCTGCTCCAGTGAGAATAGTGGCTCAGGTCTCTTCGCTCTCTGTACTCTGGATG ggaCACTGAAACTCATGGAGGGAGCAGACAAGCTGCTCTGGTCTGTGCAGGTTGATCACCAGCTGTTTGCTTTGGAAAAGCTGGATGTTACT GGCAATGGGCACGAGGAGGTGATTGCCTGCGCGTGGGATGGTCAGACGTACATCATCGACCACAATCGGACTGTTGCCAGATTTCAAGCAGATGAGAATGTCAGTGCGttctgtgcag GCCTCTATGCATGCAAAGGAGGAAGCAACAGCCCCTGCCTGGTTTATGTCAGCTTCAATCAGAAGATCTACATCTACTGGGATGTGCAGCTGGAGAGAATGGAGTCCACCAATCTGTTGAAAATCCTGGATTGTGACCCAGAGTTTGGAaatctcctgcagcagctgggtgTGG AAAGAAGTGACGTTTCTGCTGTCAGAGACCTGATTCacaaaacactgtattttccagagaaagaagagcagagcagcccctggcAGTGTCAGGACCCTGCTGGAACAGACTCCTCTGCCCACTACACTGTAATCCAAGATCCCTTATAA
- the ITFG2 gene encoding KICSTOR complex protein ITFG2 isoform X1 codes for MRSVSYVQCVALDFGGSLFPHAICLGDADNDTLNELVVGDTNGKLYVYKNDDSKPWAVRSCQGMLTCVGVGDVCNKGKNLVVAVSAEGWFHLFDLTSSTSKHPDPSGHHELAAAEEQKPVFKQHIPANTKVMLISDIDGDGKCELVVGYTDRVVRAFRWEDLSENSDHVSGQLLLLKKWLLEGQVDSLSVNPGPDGSPEMMVSQPGCGYAILLCTWDSEQQATTEGRDNSAPSSEAPVRDVILHQTSGRIHNKNVSTHLIGSIGRGCSSENSGSGLFALCTLDGTLKLMEGADKLLWSVQVDHQLFALEKLDVTGNGHEEVIACAWDGQTYIIDHNRTVARFQADENVSAFCAGLYACKGGSNSPCLVYVSFNQKIYIYWDVQLERMESTNLLKILDCDPEFGNLLQQLGVERSDVSAVRDLIHKTLYFPEKEEQSSPWQCQDPAGTDSSAHYTVIQDPL; via the exons CTGAATGAGCTGGTGGTGGGAGACACCAATGGGAAACTCTATGTTTACAAGAATGATGACAGCAAACCCTGGGCTGTGCGATCTTGCCAAGGAATG ctcACATGTGTTGGCGTGGGAGATGTATGCAATAAAGGAAAG AATCTGGTGGTGGCGGTGAGTGCAGAAGGCTGGTTTCATCTTTTTGACCTGACATCTTCAACTTCAAAACACCCAGATCCTTCAGGTCACCATGAGttggcagcagcagaagagcagaagCCAGTGTTCAAGCAGCACATTCCTGCCAACACCAAGGTCATGCTGATCAGTGACATTG ATGGAGATGGGAAGTGTGAGTTGGTGGTGGGTTACACTGACAGGGTGGTACGTGCCTTCCGCTGGGAGGATTTGTCGGAGAATTCAGACCACGTctctgggcagctgctgctgttgaagaAATGGCTGCTAGAAGGTCAG GTGGACAGCCTCTCAGTGAACCCAGGCCCCGATGGCTCACCGGAGATGATGGTGTCTCAGCCAGGCTGCGGTTACGCCATTCTGCTGTGCACCTGGGACTCTGAGCAGCAGGCCACGACAGAGGGAAGAGACAACTCTGCGCCAAGCAG CGAGGCCCCTGTTCGAGATGTTATTCTACACCAAACATCTGGACGGATTCACAACAAGAACGTTTCCACTCATCTAATTGGTAGCATTGGCCGAG GCTGCTCCAGTGAGAATAGTGGCTCAGGTCTCTTCGCTCTCTGTACTCTGGATG ggaCACTGAAACTCATGGAGGGAGCAGACAAGCTGCTCTGGTCTGTGCAGGTTGATCACCAGCTGTTTGCTTTGGAAAAGCTGGATGTTACT GGCAATGGGCACGAGGAGGTGATTGCCTGCGCGTGGGATGGTCAGACGTACATCATCGACCACAATCGGACTGTTGCCAGATTTCAAGCAGATGAGAATGTCAGTGCGttctgtgcag GCCTCTATGCATGCAAAGGAGGAAGCAACAGCCCCTGCCTGGTTTATGTCAGCTTCAATCAGAAGATCTACATCTACTGGGATGTGCAGCTGGAGAGAATGGAGTCCACCAATCTGTTGAAAATCCTGGATTGTGACCCAGAGTTTGGAaatctcctgcagcagctgggtgTGG AAAGAAGTGACGTTTCTGCTGTCAGAGACCTGATTCacaaaacactgtattttccagagaaagaagagcagagcagcccctggcAGTGTCAGGACCCTGCTGGAACAGACTCCTCTGCCCACTACACTGTAATCCAAGATCCCTTATAA